The Triticum aestivum cultivar Chinese Spring chromosome 3A, IWGSC CS RefSeq v2.1, whole genome shotgun sequence genome includes a region encoding these proteins:
- the LOC123060681 gene encoding 60S ribosomal protein L5, mitochondrial-like: MMFPLHFHYEDVLRQDLLLKLNHANVMEVPGLFEIRLVPKAASDFRIQFGKLAMEGPYFQAGKSFRSNPFLGSEKDTGYVSDFARQSVLRGHGMYHFLVRIFTVMSMLDSPVEIRENSIKFFMETEFCEFSPELEDHFEIFEHIRGFNVTIVTSANTKDETLLLWSGFLLKDEGETK; this comes from the coding sequence ATGatgtttccactccattttcattacGAAGATGTATTACGTCAGGATCTGTTGCTCAAACTGAATCACGCCAATGTTATGGAAGTTCCTGGATTGTTTGAAATAAGATTAGTACCAAAAGCTGCCTCTGATTTCAGAATCCAATTTGGAAAATTGGCTATGGAGGGCCCCTATTTTCAAGCAGGAAAGTCGTTTCGATCCAATCCATTCTTGGGGTCCGAAAAAGACACTGGATATGTCAGTGACTTTGCACGACAAAGCGTTCTCCGAGGGCATGGAATGTACCATTTTTTGGTCAGAATCTTTACAGTAATGTCTATGTTGGATTCTCCGGTCGAAATACGGGAAAACTCCATCAAATTCTTTATGGAAACGGAGTTTTGCGAATTCTCCCCGGAACTGGAAGATCATTTCGAGATCTTCGAGCATATTCGAGGGTTCAAtgtgactattgtcacttcggccAATACAAAAGATGAGACTTTACTACTGTGGAGCGGCTTTTTGCTAAAAGATGAGGGGGAAACTAAGTAA